In Etheostoma spectabile isolate EspeVRDwgs_2016 chromosome 20, UIUC_Espe_1.0, whole genome shotgun sequence, the following are encoded in one genomic region:
- the LOC116669769 gene encoding uncharacterized protein LOC116669769, with translation MKTIVVFLGILVHVPQHHSDVEVYGGWSVSLPCHVPGLPKDTKVVWSRFGFNPSTVHQHLDFAETRFQNNLYSGRTSMSADALVSGDLSLTLRAPHLSDSGVYTCTYSYQNIRRQIVVRLQVSELFPFRPLFLLVVVLVLVLVVALAVAVASGLAVSFWQRILTVSWVEVKEEEFFVKLPCVFRAPLPVDVTVEWSRCAPEPMKVHEYRNHSHYAATQDTFYFNRTKMEKDPLRTGDFSLTLRDPCYRDSGTYICTVHKNRDILMQKVVRLQVKVADEVVDVGETAKCFTLPFKTRGNLPADATVEWTRTKPQPMVVHVHENGQDQPDRQDECYHGQTEMIRDPLQSKDLSVTIKNSGYRDRGTYVCTVLKDGDILAQKVVEHRLASSVAKVEVDDWAKTVKLPWQITANLPQDATVKWTRQNVSMFPINVHVFENGRDQNETQDLAYTGRTNMRKDPLRTGDLGLTLINPTHADSGSYLGSVCKDGDVLWDRLVYVKARRHF, from the exons ATGAAGACGATTGTGGTGTTTTTGGGGATTCTGGTACACG TTCCCCAGCATCACTCAGATGTTGAGGTGTATGGGGGgtggtctgtctctctgccctGCCACGTACCAGGGTTACCCAAGGATACCAAAGTGGTCTGGAGCCGCTTCGGTTTCAATCCCTCGACCGTCCACCAGCATCTGGACTTCGCTGAGACCCGTTTCCAAAACAACCTTTACAGCGGCCGGACGTCGATGTCAGCTGATGCTCTGGTCTCTGGAGACCTCAGCCTCACCCTGAGGGCCCCCCACCTCTCTGACAGCGGCGTCTACACCTGCACCTACAGCTATCAAAACATAAGAAGACAGATAGTTGTGCGTCTGCAGGTCTCAG AATTGTTTCCTTTCCGTCCTCTATTCCTCCTGGTTGTGGTCCTGGTTCTGGTCCTGGTTGTGGCCCTAGCGGTTGCCGTTGCTTCGGGTCTAGCAGTTTCTTTTTGGCAGAGAATCCTCACAG TCTCCTGGGTTGAGGTGAAAGAAGAAGAGTTCTTTGTAAAGCTCCCTTGCGTATTCAGAGCCCCGTTGCCCGTGGACGTGACGGTGGAGTGGAGCCGCTGTGCCCCCGAGCCCATGAAGGTCCACGAGTATCGGAACCACAGCCACTACGCTGCCACACAGGACACGTTTTATTTCAACCGCACAAAGATGGAGAAAGATCCACTGAGAACTGGAGACTTCAGCCTGACCCTGAGGGACCCCTGCTACAGGGACAGTGGCACCTACATCTGCACCGTCCACAAGAACAGAGACATCTTGATGCAGAAAGTAGTCCGTctccaggtcaaag TCGCCGATGAGGTAGTGGACGTCGGAGAGACGGCTAAATGTTTCACGCTTCCCTTCAAAACCAGAGGTAACCTTCCTGCAGATGCAACGGTGGAGTGGACCCGCACCAAACCCCAGCCCATGGTTGTCCACGTGCATGAGAACGGCCAGGACCAGCCTGACAGACAGGACGAATGTTACCATGGTCAGACAGAGATGATCAGGGACCCTCTGCAGTCCAAAGATCTCAGCGTCACCATCAAGAACTCCGGCTACCGTGACAGAGGGACCTACGTCTGCACCGTCCTCAAGGATGGAGACATCCTGGCCCAGAAAGTAGTGGAGCACCGCCTCGCAT CCTCAGTTGCCAAGGTGGAGGTGGATGATTGGGCGAAGACCGTCAAGCTGCCTTGGCAGATCACAGCGAACCTGCCCCAGGATGCAACAGTGAAGTGGACCCGTCAGAACGTCTCAATGTTTCCAATCAACGTCCATGTGTTTGAGAACGGCCGAGACCAGAATGAGACGCAGGACCTCGCTTACACAGGACGCACGAACATGAGGAAAGACCCGCTGAGGACCGGAGATCTGGGTCTGACTCTGATCAACCCGACTCACGCAGACAGCGGCTCGTACCTCGGCTCTGTCTGCAAGGACGGAGACGTCTTATGGGACAGACTAGTGTATGTCAAAG CGAGAAGACATTTCTGA